The Coffea arabica cultivar ET-39 chromosome 2c, Coffea Arabica ET-39 HiFi, whole genome shotgun sequence genome includes the window CTGTTGATCATTGTCCACCAAGCAGACGAGACTTTCACAGTCTGCAATGACAAGGCGTCTTATGCATGTCAGAGTTTGTAGTCCAATTCCACTTTCCCACAATTTGAGGAAATCATTGCAGTTACATATCTCAAGGACTTCAAGTTTAGATGAGCACAGTGTAAGTTCTCTCGGAAGACATGATAACCCTGTAATTGACTCAAGCTTTAGGTATGTTAGCGAATTCAGATCCATGAAACTGTCTAGTACCTCTCTGGTGCACTCTTCAAGATCTAACTCGTGAAGAAGGGGAAGCTGCAAAGGTGATATTTTGGTTAGTTTGGGACACTTAAACATGGTAAGCTGATGAAGGTGAGGGAATTGCATTTCACCATCATTCCAAGACCATTCCTCCCAGTCAGGCATGCACTCAAACCTCAGAGTCTCCAGAGATGGAAATGCAGGTTCAAGAGGATAATTGCCCATGAAAAACTCAATGCCAATGCGTTTAATACCAAGCATGCCTCCTATGCGCAGGTGTTTGAGCTCGCGCAGCTGTCCGAGATGTGGTAGAGATGTGCAATTAACACAATTGCTGAGGCTGATGCTCTCCAATTTATCAAATAATGGATCACCAATCCAAGTTGGAAATTTCCTGCCTCCATAGAAATCAATCTTAAGCTTTTTAAAGTGTCTGTGAGGTTGTAGCATATCGAGCACATCTGCATCACAAGAATTATCAGTTTTGTTGCTCCAGATCAGCTGCACCTCCTCTAGGTCTGGCTTGTTCTTTAAACAAGCCTCCTGTGCTTCTTGAATATCCACTACATTTTGCAGTCCTTCAATGCTGAGCGTCCCTCGCAAAAGCGAAAGATTCTTCAGCTCACTTAGTCGCAATCCACAAGCTTTGCCCAAAACAATCTTAGGTAAAGTCTGCAGGCTTGTCAATTTACCAATTCCCATGGGCATTTCTTTCAGTTGCTCTGTATTAGCATTGTCCAGATGCCGAAGGTTTATCAAATCTCCCAGAGTTTCTGACAGCTTAGAGATAAAGCGGCAGTTTCGCAAGGATAACGTCTGTAAATTGTAAAGGTTGCTCAGAGACTCAGGCAATGATGTAACTGAAGTACCAGAAAGATTAAGATATCTCAGATGTATCAAGCTGCATATGGGGCTTGGTAGCTCACTTATTGAATAGCCGCTCAAAGATAAAACTCTTAAGCTGTGTAACTCAGGCAATAAGTCGAGTAAAATTCTATTTGATAGATAGAAAGGTGGCCAGACATGCACATTTTGAACTGGCATTGGTATGAACGTTCGTAAGCCTCGAACTTTGTACAAAGCCTGGAATTTGTTGAAGACTTCATATTCATGACGAAGAAATGAAGCATGGCGAGTATGTTCAGAAACTTTGTGCCACTCATATATCTCAACTTTATCATCTAGCCTATGGCAAGTTCCCCCAGCAACAAACTGTGCCAAATCATTGATGAGATCATGCATGACAAAACTTGATTGAGAGCCGCTTAACCGTTGGAAGAATGATCTAGACACTAGCTCATTGAAACAGTCAAACCCCTGCTCTtccattcttttcttccccTTTGGTTGCTGCAGAAAACCTTCCCCCATCCACAGCAAAACCAGTTCGAGCTTGTCAAACTCATAGTCTTTTGGAAATACAGAACAATATGCAAACAATTGCTTCAGATGGGGAGGGAGATGATAGTAACTTAATCTGAGCACCGGCAGAATGTTGCCTTCATTAGGTAAATCCCATATCTTGCTATCCAATACCTCTTTCCACTCTTCAGGACTCATTTTAGAGCGCAAGATACCTCCAAGTGCCTTTGCTGCCAAAGGCAAGCCTCCACACTTTTTCGCCAAATCCTCACCTAATCCTTTCAGTTTTGGGTGTTCTTCAAAATCTCTCCGTGCATGTTGAGCTAGCAGAGAAACACAATCATCATTAGTCAACCGCCCCACATGGTAACCTGGAACAGATCCCACCATCGATGCGACATTATTGTTGCGCGTTGTGACAATGACTCTACTGCCAGGAAGTCCAACTTGAAAAGGGCGACTCAAAAGATCCCAACTTTCATAAACCTCATTCCAAACATCATCCAAAACAATAAGGAATTTTTCCTTAGAAAGTTTGTCATGCAAACTCACCTGAAGCATATTCAAGTTCTTCGATTCGCTGCCCACTTTTGTCACAGACTCAAAAATTGTCTGAGTTATAGCAAGCACATCAAACTCTTCAGAAACACACACCCAGGCCTTAAGATCAAAGAAATCGTTGACTCTCTCATCATTATAAACAAGCTGAGAAAGAGTTGTCTTGCCAATTCCACCCATACCAACAATTGGAATCACACAAACATCATCTTTACACGTCTCATTGGTCATTAGCAACATATTtaagatttcttctctttctctttccctACCATAAACATGGGATTCATTCAAAGAAGTAGTTGGATGTCTTACCACAGATCTACCCGATATCCCTCCATTGTCAGCATGCTGAACTAAGTTCAAGTCATTCTTTTGCTTCGCAAGTTCATCTAACTGAGCAGATATGGTttttattcttgattgaattcttGCATTGAACTTGATAGAATGAGGAGTGAAGCTCTGACAAGTAGGAATAAGTTTCAAGATCTTACTTCTTCTAGAGTGATCTGGTTCCATCAACTTCTGGCGAAAAGCTTCAGTTGTAATCTCATCAACGATGTCATCCAAGTCATAAGCCAAATCCCGTAAAGATTCCAGCCAGACATTTATTCGTCGATCAGTTATCTGCTTATCCTCAGCATCAAGGATCACATTTTGAATCAGCTCCAGtgttttgctccatttcttGAGCTGAGCCCGGATTCCTTGTTGCCTGGCAAAGCTCTGCAACACGGGATAGGCTAGCTTGTCAAACAGTACCTGCAAAAGTGGTGACAGAAAAAGCTCCGCTACAGGCATTTTTCCGCCTTGTTGATGGTGGAAAATAAGGAAATCCAGAGGGAAAAGTTTGATCAAAAGAAGAATTCaatgaaagctgaaaatggaaCTCAAAATCAAAATCGGCCCCCAGAATCAAATTATGGTTGCAAGATGGATGGTTGGTATTTTCAGTCTCAATGATTGCAAAGCAGAAATGATACTCTGATTTGGGTTCAGGAAAAAAGAGCTGAGATCGTTGACTTCGAGGAATTTCTCGCATTAgtcttgaagaaattagaaaaattgcTCAATTGCCCCTTTTGTCTTTAAATTGTTTTAATATAGCCCCTACAGTTCAAACTGAAGAAATTTTGTTCGTGGAGCAAATGATGTAAAATATTACTAAACTAGCATTTGTAGTTCTTTGTTTTAGCCACCCAACTTTTTAATTTAGCCAAAATTGTCATTCAAATGATTAAAACACACTTCTTTTGACCAAAAAGTGTAAATGTTTGGTAACTAAAtcagagaatttttttttttctttctttcttctccttatAAGGTTTGGAGTCTCCCTTTAGATCAAAAATTAATAGTGCAATGACTCTTTATGCCATTTTCTCTATTTTGTGAGCTTATTATATAAGTCTTGAATTACATTCAActtaggaaacaaaaaaaaaaaaaaaagcttttaaGAATTCATTTGTTAATAAAGTGAAGTGCATGCATAAGTACCATGGAAAATGGACTGAATTACTAGTAATTTCTAgtataaagatgaaaattaaaATTCTAATCTTACTTTAGAAGTGTTTTTCGTAGCAATTTGTTGTATAATCAATCAAAAATAAACTTATACAACATTAGGGATGTACTGATGTACATGTTTCGTACCAAGTTTTAAGACTTGTTTGTGATATAAAAGATCACTTTATTCAATAAATTTGcattaataacaaaaaataaatcataCAAACATGACACACAAgaatataaatttgaaattaaTAGATACCAcacatctaaaaaaaaaatcgataCAAATAAAATGATAATTCTACAACAAATTATTTGACTCAAACGTACCCAATATCCTCGAAAAATATGTTACCAACCAGCTGTAACCTTCGAATAGAATACTAGTTTATTGGCACACGGCAATGCTAGCTGGAATCTTCTCTCTGGTTGCGGGCTCTCTTCCAGGAAGTAGTAGCTGCCACCACATGTATTGACCAAAATTTTTTAAGGGGCAGTGGCCGTCCTGCCTTAATATTGAACGTGAAAAACAACAGGCAAGTTGCTTGATGCCTTTGACAAGAACTTCTATACAGTTCATAGAGGgcatggctttttttttttttattgttctttTCAAGCTAAAGGTTGCAAAAGGAAGGATAAATTCTGATCAATTGTCTCCTAAGCCAGACTTTTCAAGATCCTAGAAGAGGGGTAGTATAAATTGATCCTAGAAGAACTAACTCTGCTCTGGCTACTGTGTATTATGatgctcttctttctttctttttttcaagcATTTCGGGTTGGTTCAATTATAAGTGATATAACATGTCTCTGTGAGAGTATACATACCACTTGGATGGTAATATTTTGGGTgtttttagaaatatttttttgtttcacttttttttttttttttttagatttatcTGTGACATATAAGGTAATTAGAACACATGTTACACATTTCCAAAAACATGCTTTTGGAATATGCACATTCAAAAAGAGAATTttcaccattttattttgaaatttaagacCAATAAACAAATGAATGGTAGCATCAGTAGTGAATACGCCTGCCTTTTCCTTTTCAGTTATTTTTCCTAATATTCTATTGGAAAATCCTGTGAAATACAAACTAAATAATGATGCTCCATCTCCTTAATTTTAGAGACTTCCATGTTTGTATCTATCACTTAGATATATTTTAGTCACTTTTTATAGGTGAACCCTATTCTAGTACCACTAagcttcaaattttttttcatcccttataGGTGAACTCTATTCTAATACCActaactttcattttttattttaaggatttttccactcGTTAACACGTTTACATTTCACTCAACCTACCATGTATCTACACACATTAACAATTACTACTTTCGCTTACATTTATACAATTTCTCTAATTAATTCCCTTGTATTTATATGCTTTTCTTAATTAATCTTATGTTCTAAAAATCTAGCACTTGAAATATATATTAACCCGTTAGACAGACTGTTTCTGTTTTTTTAAATCTCTTACATTTGCACATCTTCTTTTTTGGGGGGGGAGGTGTGGGGGTGGGGGAAAGGGTTTCAATATCGATTCGaaataactttcatgtttatcTTGAATCATACAGCTCCCAAGTAGGAAACTATTTAAAGTTGTTAAAAGCATTTCTATAGAAACTTGAATAAGGGAAAAAATGTCCTACAAAAGGTAAATGGTAGCTTTAAACTGACACCAAAGAGTTACACCAATTAAGTTGTTCTTGCTTTATTGACAGGAAGATATATTTAATCCTCAATTCAAAATAATCCATTgtgtttaatttttgttcttttgtactTCTTTTCGTTTAGGTTATCTCTAGCTTGAACATGCACCTAatattgaataaaaataaaaaaggcatAGTTCTTGCTGAATTGATCGAACAGTTTGGCTAACAAATACTCAAGGGGTACTTATTAAGACTTAAGAGGAATTTCAAATGTTAGGGATTTCaagtgttatatatatatatatgaaagtaaATATATATTGgtatttgtataaattcacaataaataaaagtttttaaaaattagtaaataattgaacatttaaaatacattaattttttaaaattaatatgaatgaacatgtagaaatgttgttaatttttatatttaaattatttatatttgtataaattcacaataaataaaaaaaagaccGTGCAGGCAAAATTCTAATTAAGTTGAAAAAACATCAAAATGCAGGAGGTGCAATAATTGTGATGTGTGTATTCCTATAATAAATTAAGTGTATTTAGTTATTTAATAACGAATACTCAATTACTCCAAAGTGTATTACGAAGCTCACATATTAGTTTTTTATCATTATACTTGTATCCTTATCTCGGTTAATGCGCTTTTTACACATATTTTCTTTACCGCTTTTGTATCTATCGTACATCTTGCATATTAATTAttgatattatttttaataaagaaCTGTAATTTAAAGCTTTTATTTgagaagatatatatatatatatatatatatatgtatgtatatatgtaagGAAATGATGTTCAGATTCAAAAGCTATagatagtttttctttttctttttttttcccttgaatTATACTTTTCTGTGCAAGTCTTATAGCGCGACTTCAATGCGAAAGAGCACTGAATTACCAAATGACCCCTTCCTTTTAACGCTTTCTTCCCCCCTCTCAATTCTGTCACTAACTAATCAAACGCGACTTCATGTCCCCTCCACCTTCCGCCATTCTTCTAACCTTTCCTGAATTTTAGGCCTTTCCTAATTCTTTTCCCGACTACCATTTCCTGACTCTTCCACTCCATTGTGATTGCATTGGTGATGTGTTTGACGAATTGGCGGAGGGGGGGCTGGTTGGCAAGCAGAAACAAACTGAAGgatagaaaggaaaaagagagaaaagatgaGAAGAAGCATTGAGCTACCACAGTAGTCGCATAGACATTTCGCAATTTGGTTTGGTACTTTCAATATAATACTACGAAGCTAATCCGAAATCATTAATTAATGTGATCATGTAACTTGTATCTAGGAGAAAATCAATGAATAATTAAGAGAACAAAAAGTAATGTCTTCTGAAGTATAACTTCTAATTCCAATTCCAACTAGCAAAGATGGATTGAGTAACAAGAAGCTAAATCCAAACTAAAGACTTCTCCGAGAAAATCAACaagggaaaaatgcacttttcatccttaATGTTTAAGGTGTTAACCAATTTCGTCCCTAAAATTCATGCAAAATATATTTTATCcttgtaattttataattttaactAATTTCATCCTTAAAATTTCACATGgacacatttcatcctcatagTTTAATAGATTTGGCTAATTGAGGACAATTGATGGATTGTCAATGATTTTAAATAGACTATTGTCACTTGACCACAGCATGCCCATTAGTGAAAAAAAACATTAGATCAACAAAAGGTTAAAAATCTTTTCTTAATTTACTTTCTCATTTTAGTACCAGAAAAAAAACCTAAGAAATTTTTAGCCACCATTACTCTCTTCTTAATCAtaatcaaacaaacaaacaaacaaaatgaagtcGTGGAAGACAAACAACCCCACTATAACCAATTGGAAAAAAATGTTGAACAACTCCATTACAACTAATTGGAGAAAAATATTAATGTGAAAGAAAGAATGgtttggattgtcatttatttgcaaaattttatttCGTTGCCGTGTATTTTGCACCAATAGTTGCATCATGTACACGTTTTTCAATCATCTATTTATCTTTCAATCTATTTGTTTTATCTTAAATACATCATAtcataattttaaaaaacaaagagatagtTTCATATCCAAAAACACTTGTTATTTCTGTAATTTAATCAATAACCAAATTAAGTATTAACAATACAATTACTAATGGGACATGTGATGATATTATGTCCAAATTGGTTAACAATCATTTAATTGTCCTCAATTGGTAGAAATTATGAAActatgaggatgaaatgtgttctACATAAACTTTAGGgacaaaattggtcaaaattataaaactatGAGGATGAAATATTTTTGGAATGAAACTTCAGGGATGAAATTGGTTAACACCTTAAACATTGGGGATGAAAAGTGTATTTTTCCCAAATCAACAAATAAGCCTTTCATTATATAATGCAGTTGaagtttgaccaaaaaaaaaaaaacaaataagccTTTCAAGATACATCatattattcttcttttttaggCCTTTCACTTTATTAGCtgatttaaaaatgaataagcTGTACTTTAATTACTGGTGATTTAGTATATTCAATTAACTATTACAtgcattttttgaataaatcttatatgcactatagtgtatatattatcatcGTTGGATCCATGACATatgtgcaaaaattgaatttcaaattcaggTATTATATAGTTGTCATTCGTCCaacattgacagtgtatatgCATTGTTAGTGTAGGAAAGAtcaattcaatttctttttgtaaCACGCTTGTATGAGTTAATTTGCATAACAATTTATTCTTTTCAAAACATGACTACTCATCAAAGACAATTGTGAATATTAATTATTAATGCCAaaataggagattatttgaaaaaattgtttAGAATAATGCTATAGCATTTTTTTTATGTGATGTGTGTGAATTAAAAAGGTGAAATGCTGAGATTTCAGGAATTAGAGGTCTTGATTTCTAATTTCCCTGTCCTCTCTTGACTTTTTAAATCTCACTCTCTTCTACtagaaaatatttaaaaaaaattatatttagaAAAAGATGATTGTGAGTACAAAAAGATGGTTAAAAATGAATTTACGATGCaagtaaaataatatttaaaaaattaatatccaAACAATATGTGTAGAAATATTTTACCGCACAAATTTTGCCCCTCTGGCCTAAGGTCCTAGCTCCACCATTATCGGGAACACCGAGGCCCAAGAAGGACCTTCAGTAGCTACTTGACTATTTTTCAATCCCTCCCTTTGCTATTTGGAAGAAAAGATTGACTGAGACACGTCCTCGGCGCTCTATCAGAATTTCAGAACAAGTGATCTATCAATCACTATTTGTCTGTCTTTCCTCTATAAATAACCTCATCAACCTTCATTTAAGTATCTCACTCAAACTGTCAAATTCTTGATCTGTTATACCCAAATTAACTTGATTGTTAAGAGTTACATCGGGAGACTTAGCCCGCAATTCTCTCCCTCTCGTTATGTTTTAGATACATTTACATTTGGAGGAAAATAATGAGGCAAATTTTAACTGACTATCCTCACAAATTGAGTAGCCCCTCTTAAACTTGTTTCTTGAGAGCCTACTGGATATTTCGACTAATTTGCAATACCCAAATTTAGTAAATAACCTCAACTGAAGAAAACACATAGCATAAAATTGAAGCACATTTGGCACAAAGGCAGTCATCATGTGAGCCTAATCTGCGCCTTTTCCATCAAAGAATAAATCATATAGTTTATTACATAAACTGCTGCGGTCACAACTTGAACGTTGCATGGCCGAAAGTTGATATAATTAACAAGTAATTCAAACATGATAAAACTTGAAACATTAAGACTTGATAGTTCCATTGGACAGGGTGCTTTCAGCTGAACCTGGATCCAGGCATATGCTTCATTTAAATTTAAAGCTTTGCATTCAACAACCtgatgaatgtgaaattttctaCTAAATCATTCTTTCTGCTACTCATGCACTTCTTAGGAAGGTAACTATAATATCTGCAGAATTGCCACTTCATGTAAATTGGACTGtcattttagttttctttcctAATTAATATCTACAGTGGTACCTTTATAAATTAATAACCTTAGGACCATATAAATTCAATTAATTTAAAGAGATATTAATTAATTGATAAATTAGTGCTCACATTCAAAGAAACACTCATTTGATCAACtaaagttttcttttattttataaaaacatgaattatTATATTAATAAAAGGAGGCTAAAAGTCGAAGAAATATAAACCACTATATATCTACTTGATTTACAAGTATAATTTAATTCAAGTCCAAAATTTTTAGATGCAATAAGAAAAGTTAGGAATGAGATTTAGATAGATTTAAATTTCatgaaacaacaaaaaaaatagaattatattttagaaaaatatgatATGCACTTTTagtgaattattaatttatgatataATTAGAACCAAAGGATTATATAAGGTTTTCAGAAAAattattatcttattattttatacaaattattaatttaacTCATTAGCCCAAGTCAAGActagaaaattttattatttaatagaggttattaatttatcaaatattaaattataGAGGGTTTACTATATTTTGTATCAAATATATTCTGTCATTTTTGGGTTGTTTTGTGTTTTAAAGATACATTTTTCTTAGGTTTTTGATATTTTGGGAATTCATCACACAATTATGAGCAATGTAGGAAGAATGTCTTTCGCTTTGAGAGGATGAACGGTATGTGATTAGCATTTATTTTACCTACTTTTAGTTAGATTTTAGGGTAAATTTTTGGTGTATTTTAAGTTAAAATAGAAGAATTGAGTACCTTTGTAAGTTACTTTTCATACAAGTACTGTTTCTTAAGCAAAACATGCAAAAGTGTGGGTCAATGTGCAAATTTGTGTTATTTATGTAAGTTTTAGTGTTTTGTGAACcgattcaaatcaagaaatgttggacagttttgacacattttgatattttggttatatcttgagttacaagtattgcattgaggtgattcttaaacTATTTTAAAGTCAAGACATAACTCTACAATTCTTATGAAGAAATCGAAATCCAGTTCATCGATTTTCCTGGTCAAAAAGTTGAAACAtaatcaaaaaaaatttctgtcaAAAGTTGAAATAGTAGGATTGATCAATtaggggtattttggttatTTACAAGGCTACAGAATCCAAATGATATGAttgttgatgcattggaaaggtAGCTCAAACGAATACAATTTTCATGCTTTGTGTAAGAGCTATTTTAGTTTCTATTATCGAGAAAATTGCTGCTGAAATTAGTCCAAAAATAAAGCAAACTTGAAGTTTGACCAAAAAGTGCAAAACTAAGAAAGCGGTAGATTTGTGAGGTGATCTACAACACACACCTCACAAATCCATCTTCACGGATCCCTAAATTACTGCTCTAAGTTGTTTTACAACTTGCACTCGTTTCACACTATTTTGTGGActaatttttttgataaatttcgGCTAGATCCAACTAAACTTGTttaagaaaagtgaaaaacaacTTCATGACAACATTATGAGTACATTTTCCCCTCCAAAAACATCTATAAATACTCCCTTGTTTCTCATTAATTGGAGCATTTTGTAGTATGGAGAAGTGGAGTAGAAGTAAAGGTAGAAGTAATTTTAGCTCTAGTTTAATATTGTGAAGTTCAAAGTTAGTTTAAAAGTTTTGAGAGGAAAGTAAGAGTACTCTTGTACCAAACTTATTTGAGAGATTAACTTGTCAAGGAATTCAAGAATTCAACCTTTAAGACATTGAATAAgaatttttcttcttaaatTTTGTCTCTTGTTCTTATTTGTCATGCCGTGTTACAAGTTTGTTTCATGCTTAGATGTTCTTAATATGATGTCTAACTAAACTTTTTTATATCCTAGGGTGAGGATGAACTTCTTGTAATTTTGATATGAAGTAGTTAGAGAATGATTATACTTTTTTATGATTTGTTAGTTTAAAaacttgtatttattttttttttttaaaacttgtacttatacttTATAGTTGTTTGGCCATTAACTATGAATGATTTGATAATTGTTGAGCAATGAAGGTTGCCTTGAAATAGACCGAATTTCTTAAACATTAGCCTTATTCTTACCAAAGTAGTAAATAATGGTTAGTTGGATTCATGCAATAACTTCATTGAACTTATTTAACTTGATTCTTACCTTTTATTTAGAAAATAGATGAAGGATGATTCAAGAAATTACTGTTCATTGACTAAAGCAATAACAtatatttggaatttattacttgACAAATCATGGAAGTATAAGTATAATCATTTTAATTAACTTCTAATTTTAATACAACAAGGGATTCTAATCCCTAGGACCCTTTTGCTTAATCTTAAAGTAATCATAATCTAGCTTGTTCTTTATTTCTTATGTTGCAAACTACAACCTACATAGTTGGTTTTACCACCTAATAGttggttttatatttattacttGTGCTATATGGTTGATTGTACCACTTAAACTAACATCTTCCATGACCGGTTTTACCGCTTAgttaattttatttgttttaaatttcttaaacTTTTATTATCTAGATAATAGAGCAAGTAATTAAACTCAAGTGATTTTCACATCCTAAGTCCTTGTAGGATCAATACCTGTTGTCACTATAGTCAATAAACAAACCATGCACTTGTGAAAAT containing:
- the LOC113727145 gene encoding putative disease resistance RPP13-like protein 1: MPVAELFLSPLLQVLFDKLAYPVLQSFARQQGIRAQLKKWSKTLELIQNVILDAEDKQITDRRINVWLESLRDLAYDLDDIVDEITTEAFRQKLMEPDHSRRSKILKLIPTCQSFTPHSIKFNARIQSRIKTISAQLDELAKQKNDLNLVQHADNGGISGRSVVRHPTTSLNESHVYGREREREEILNMLLMTNETCKDDVCVIPIVGMGGIGKTTLSQLVYNDERVNDFFDLKAWVCVSEEFDVLAITQTIFESVTKVGSESKNLNMLQVSLHDKLSKEKFLIVLDDVWNEVYESWDLLSRPFQVGLPGSRVIVTTRNNNVASMVGSVPGYHVGRLTNDDCVSLLAQHARRDFEEHPKLKGLGEDLAKKCGGLPLAAKALGGILRSKMSPEEWKEVLDSKIWDLPNEGNILPVLRLSYYHLPPHLKQLFAYCSVFPKDYEFDKLELVLLWMGEGFLQQPKGKKRMEEQGFDCFNELVSRSFFQRLSGSQSSFVMHDLINDLAQFVAGGTCHRLDDKVEIYEWHKVSEHTRHASFLRHEYEVFNKFQALYKVRGLRTFIPMPVQNVHVWPPFYLSNRILLDLLPELHSLRVLSLSGYSISELPSPICSLIHLRYLNLSGTSVTSLPESLSNLYNLQTLSLRNCRFISKLSETLGDLINLRHLDNANTEQLKEMPMGIGKLTSLQTLPKIVLGKACGLRLSELKNLSLLRGTLSIEGLQNVVDIQEAQEACLKNKPDLEEVQLIWSNKTDNSCDADVLDMLQPHRHFKKLKIDFYGGRKFPTWIGDPLFDKLESISLSNCVNCTSLPHLGQLRELKHLRIGGMLGIKRIGIEFFMGNYPLEPAFPSLETLRFECMPDWEEWSWNDGEMQFPHLHQLTMFKCPKLTKISPLQLPLLHELDLEECTREVLDSFMDLNSLTYLKLESITGLSCLPRELTLCSSKLEVLEICNCNDFLKLWESGIGLQTLTCIRRLVIADCESLVCLVDNDQQLPSNLEVLELFRCATLCFLPPDLSSLMSLRELIIKNCPKLMTFPELGLPPMLRRLEIQACNALNALPNGISGLERLELKDCSSLRAWPAGNFPTSFKKFVIKNCEHLQPVSQEMFHQNSSMSLEDLSILNWQNIGTLIQYMHNFSRLVELYISNCDTLESFPDQGLPTPNLRILSVEYCSNLNSIPAEINRISSLISLEVRSCPKLETFPKGELPSSLTSLRVWDSRKLRPLAEWHLDRLASLQEFSICGGFPKLVSFGDAEHLFPSSLTKFSIARFPSLKSVFKGLNSLTSLQHLSLMNCPKLHVLPCHKLLDRLWHLEISGCPQLRDRCLREKGEYWQRIADIPCVEIDGSYVYKQNPE